A window of Gloeocapsa sp. PCC 7428 contains these coding sequences:
- a CDS encoding IS6 family transposase, producing MTKSNVFKWRHYQAQIILRCVRWYLSYPLSYHQVAEMVNERGMDIHHTTVFRWVQEYGQELDRRCRSHLRPTNNSWRVDETYIKVKGKERYLYRAVDSDGNTLDFLLTAKRDAQAAKRFFRKALNAVHTQEPRVINVDKNAAYPKAIDELKEKEQLSAEVQLRQNKCLNNRIEQDHRFIKRLVKPGMGFGSFNTARRTINGYEIINMLRKGQVKKVKKGAVKEQVKFIAEIFGVAA from the coding sequence ATGACCAAGTCCAACGTGTTCAAGTGGCGGCACTACCAAGCCCAAATCATCCTTCGTTGTGTCCGATGGTATCTCAGCTACCCACTCTCGTACCACCAAGTAGCAGAAATGGTGAATGAGCGTGGTATGGATATCCATCACACAACGGTGTTTCGTTGGGTGCAGGAGTATGGACAAGAATTAGACAGGCGATGCCGATCACATCTGCGCCCGACCAATAATTCTTGGAGGGTGGATGAAACTTATATTAAGGTGAAAGGCAAGGAGAGATACTTGTATCGGGCAGTAGATTCAGATGGCAACACCTTGGACTTTCTGCTCACAGCCAAGCGTGATGCACAAGCAGCCAAACGATTTTTCCGCAAGGCGTTGAATGCAGTTCACACTCAAGAGCCTCGTGTGATTAATGTCGATAAAAATGCTGCCTATCCCAAAGCGATTGACGAACTTAAAGAGAAAGAACAGCTGTCGGCAGAAGTGCAACTGCGACAGAACAAGTGTCTCAATAATCGCATTGAACAAGACCATAGATTTATTAAAAGGTTAGTCAAACCTGGCATGGGATTTGGCTCGTTCAACACGGCGAGGCGAACGATAAACGGTTATGAAATCATCAACATGTTAAGGAAAGGACAAGTGAAGAAAGTAAAAAAAGGAGCCGTCAAAGAACAGGTGAAATTCATCGCTGAAATTTTTGGAGTAGCTGCATAA
- a CDS encoding Uma2 family endonuclease, with the protein MNLNHEFLSLSPRSFFATQPRCLVRLLGTQTAFRPDVIVLDQTRLVNEPLWQQEPVITLGDSIKLVVEVVSTNWQNDYARKVEDYALLGVPEYWIVDYLGIGGREYIGKPKKPTITICTLVEDEHQKQLFQSSELLVSSLFPDLQITALQVFAAGQST; encoded by the coding sequence TTGAATCTGAACCACGAGTTTCTCAGCTTATCACCTCGCTCGTTTTTTGCAACACAACCCCGATGTCTTGTCAGACTTCTAGGAACTCAAACTGCGTTTCGTCCTGATGTCATTGTGTTAGACCAAACTCGGCTTGTAAACGAACCGTTGTGGCAACAAGAGCCTGTAATTACTCTGGGAGACTCAATCAAATTAGTTGTTGAAGTCGTCAGCACAAACTGGCAGAATGACTACGCCCGCAAGGTCGAGGACTACGCTCTGTTAGGTGTACCTGAGTATTGGATTGTCGATTATCTGGGTATTGGTGGTAGAGAATATATCGGCAAACCTAAAAAGCCAACTATTACAATTTGCACTCTGGTTGAGGATGAACATCAAAAACAATTGTTCCAAAGTAGCGAGCTACTTGTTTCTTCTCTGTTTCCCGATCTGCAAATAACGGCTTTACAGGTCTTTGCAGCAGGGCAGTCAACCTAG
- a CDS encoding Mov34/MPN/PAD-1 family protein yields MQIVLPEKIVQKLIKALQRAGSKEIGGILMGEHISDGVYRVKDITIQRQSGTVISFLRLPVAIFNPLQNFFRKTGYDFTRFNYLGEWHSHPSFTLEPSSTDCRTMWEIVEDPSVGANFAVLMIVRLDTMQQLEGTINVFLPSYKTFKGILSQEKP; encoded by the coding sequence ATGCAGATAGTCCTTCCTGAGAAGATCGTCCAAAAATTAATTAAGGCTCTGCAAAGAGCAGGAAGTAAGGAGATCGGTGGCATCTTAATGGGAGAACATATTTCAGATGGTGTTTACCGTGTAAAAGACATCACCATCCAAAGGCAAAGTGGCACAGTCATCTCTTTCCTGCGTCTGCCAGTAGCAATTTTCAATCCTTTACAGAACTTTTTTCGCAAGACAGGATATGACTTTACTCGCTTCAACTACCTGGGAGAATGGCATTCTCATCCATCATTTACCTTAGAACCAAGCAGTACGGATTGCAGAACAATGTGGGAGATCGTTGAAGATCCAAGTGTAGGAGCAAACTTTGCTGTCTTGATGATCGTACGGCTCGATACTATGCAACAACTGGAAGGAACTATTAATGTTTTTCTTCCAAGCTATAAGACTTTTAAAGGAATATTAAGCCAAGAGAAACCATAA
- a CDS encoding E2/E1-associated domain-containing protein, whose protein sequence is MSDIWFISDLQRLVKEREAICLLEDSVDWLTGTNWILDNGRLVVEAIIQAHGYDYPVKMVYPALFPAVPPTVYPKNSEERWSSHQYVSGALCLEWRPDTWHTEVTGAQVLESTYTLLSTENPRGTGEQHIVPSQHELSTGQILRESFIRVYVNKALNAYLAGLSSFSTGSIEFSGRWQSQSYLVLLYSVQPDDLPAWNDTLIPKRLNNAAKNRGAFYKTGLPPKALATTNTLQDLEAVLEQAGYGTAALKEHSIWVEKDAGGLFGVLLTDAEDNLHFFLKIAASKSEVWKATFVQSNLDTINPRLPSELHELSSKSVGIVGLGSVGSKVAASIARTGVGKFYLVDEDIFLPENICRNDLDWRNVGEHKVHAVAEVMSYITATAQVDVATLSLGGQESSAALDCVLRQLNRCDLLIDATANPIIFNLLAFIAKSYAKPLVWAEVFAGGIGGMIARSRPGQDPDLQATKAAFHEYLSMQDVALPGTATDQYILESTGGEVLEASDAEVSIMAGHLTRLAIDTLLAREPSLFPYSIYVIGFQQAWIFKAPFHTIPIDTSKVVHIESGNPVSPDVDSEGIDFLSELLEKMQDADSPS, encoded by the coding sequence GTGAGCGATATATGGTTTATCAGTGATTTGCAGCGGCTAGTTAAGGAGCGGGAAGCAATTTGCCTCCTTGAAGATAGTGTTGACTGGCTGACAGGGACTAACTGGATTCTTGACAACGGCAGGCTGGTTGTTGAAGCCATTATCCAAGCTCACGGCTACGATTACCCCGTAAAAATGGTATACCCGGCTCTCTTTCCAGCAGTCCCTCCCACGGTGTATCCCAAAAATTCTGAGGAAAGATGGTCAAGTCACCAGTATGTCAGTGGTGCTTTATGTTTGGAATGGCGACCGGACACATGGCATACTGAGGTAACGGGAGCGCAGGTTTTAGAAAGCACCTACACCCTTTTAAGCACAGAAAACCCTCGTGGAACAGGTGAGCAACACATCGTCCCATCTCAACATGAGCTTTCCACGGGTCAAATACTGCGCGAAAGTTTCATCCGCGTTTATGTAAACAAAGCCCTCAACGCCTATCTAGCTGGATTATCGTCCTTTAGCACTGGTTCTATCGAATTCTCAGGGCGATGGCAAAGCCAATCTTACCTGGTGCTGCTCTACAGTGTCCAACCTGATGATTTGCCAGCATGGAACGACACACTGATTCCCAAAAGATTAAACAACGCTGCTAAGAATCGAGGTGCTTTCTATAAAACAGGGCTTCCTCCCAAAGCTCTGGCTACAACCAACACATTGCAAGACCTGGAAGCAGTTCTTGAGCAAGCAGGCTACGGAACTGCTGCGTTGAAGGAACATAGCATTTGGGTAGAAAAAGATGCAGGAGGGCTATTTGGCGTTCTCCTCACGGATGCCGAAGATAATCTCCACTTCTTCCTCAAAATTGCCGCTAGTAAGAGTGAAGTTTGGAAAGCTACCTTTGTGCAATCCAACCTTGACACAATAAACCCCCGCCTACCGTCAGAATTACACGAACTGTCCAGTAAGTCTGTGGGAATTGTAGGTTTAGGCTCTGTTGGTAGTAAAGTTGCTGCCTCGATAGCTCGTACAGGTGTCGGCAAATTTTATTTAGTCGATGAGGATATTTTTCTACCAGAAAACATCTGCCGCAACGATCTTGACTGGCGGAATGTTGGAGAACATAAGGTTCATGCTGTTGCTGAGGTTATGTCCTACATTACCGCCACTGCCCAAGTTGATGTTGCAACGCTGAGTCTGGGAGGGCAAGAATCGAGTGCTGCTCTAGATTGCGTTTTGCGCCAGTTAAACCGATGTGACCTCCTGATTGATGCTACGGCTAACCCAATAATTTTTAATCTCCTTGCTTTCATCGCCAAAAGCTACGCTAAACCGCTGGTTTGGGCAGAAGTATTCGCGGGTGGTATCGGCGGCATGATTGCCCGGAGCCGCCCTGGACAAGATCCCGATCTACAGGCAACGAAAGCAGCGTTTCATGAGTATTTATCTATGCAAGATGTGGCACTTCCAGGAACTGCAACCGATCAATACATTCTAGAAAGTACGGGAGGGGAAGTTTTGGAAGCTTCGGATGCCGAAGTTAGCATTATGGCAGGTCATCTCACCCGCTTGGCAATTGATACTCTCTTAGCGAGAGAACCATCCTTGTTCCCATATTCAATTTACGTCATCGGCTTTCAGCAGGCATGGATTTTTAAGGCTCCGTTCCATACCATTCCCATCGACACGAGCAAGGTAGTCCATATCGAAAGCGGCAATCCTGTATCCCCTGATGTAGATTCTGAAGGAATTGATTTTCTTAGCGAATTGCTGGAGAAAATGCAGGATGCAGATAGTCCTTCCTGA
- a CDS encoding cyclic GMP-AMP synthase DncV-like nucleotidyltransferase → MADCHKLFLEFNSIIELKPNHKAFLRTSRDAVRDRIRSYFKEKANGFFPKFHGQGSFMMNIIILPSDGEFDIDDGIYFLVDKEPIYSVDTFHRWICEAVDGHTKQEPIDKQTCIRVVYAGQYHLDLPIYYIIKGQYPRLAHKSKGWIESDPREFIKWFQDKTDDKRQLRRVVRYLKAWSDYKAGSLPSGLILSILATRNIHFNARDDIALYNTLIGIKNSLALSFTCYRPTTPTYEDLLQNYSQTDKNYFKSQLISLIRSAEKALDDKTSLKNACKEWQKHFGDRFPCHLAEDNADELLSAAFTAQNLTFPNRPLIPKKPGGFA, encoded by the coding sequence ATGGCGGATTGTCATAAACTATTCCTTGAATTCAACTCCATCATCGAATTGAAACCGAACCATAAAGCATTCTTGCGGACATCCCGCGATGCTGTGCGTGACAGAATCAGAAGTTATTTTAAGGAAAAAGCTAATGGTTTTTTCCCTAAATTTCATGGTCAGGGTTCATTCATGATGAACATCATCATCCTTCCTAGTGACGGAGAATTTGATATTGATGATGGCATTTACTTTCTCGTTGATAAAGAACCCATTTATAGCGTTGATACGTTTCATCGCTGGATCTGTGAAGCCGTCGATGGGCATACCAAACAGGAGCCGATTGATAAGCAAACTTGCATTAGGGTTGTCTATGCAGGGCAATACCACCTTGATCTTCCCATCTACTACATCATCAAAGGGCAGTACCCACGACTGGCGCATAAAAGCAAGGGCTGGATCGAGAGTGATCCTAGAGAATTCATCAAATGGTTTCAAGACAAAACCGATGACAAGAGACAATTGCGGCGGGTAGTCCGCTATCTCAAAGCCTGGAGTGACTATAAGGCTGGCTCTCTGCCAAGTGGACTTATCCTCTCTATCCTGGCAACGAGAAACATTCACTTTAACGCAAGAGATGATATTGCCCTTTACAATACCCTAATCGGTATCAAGAACTCATTGGCTCTAAGCTTTACCTGCTACCGCCCCACAACACCCACCTATGAGGATTTGTTGCAAAACTACAGCCAAACCGATAAGAACTATTTCAAGAGCCAGCTCATTAGTTTGATCCGCTCTGCCGAGAAAGCTTTAGACGACAAAACCAGCCTGAAAAACGCTTGTAAAGAGTGGCAAAAGCATTTTGGTGATAGATTTCCCTGTCACTTAGCTGAAGATAATGCAGATGAACTTCTTAGTGCAGCTTTCACAGCACAGAATCTGACTTTCCCTAATCGACCCCTAATTCCGAAAAAACCGGGGGGATTTGCGTGA
- a CDS encoding CBASS cGAMP-activated phospholipase, which produces MLQSPQDSNAQIKCFKVLSIDGGGIKGLYSARILEQFEQKFNCCIADYFDLICGTSTGGLIALGLSLKIPVSKISNLYYGRGKQIFRKRGSIYSLFKQIFLGSKYDNKELEKALQEMFGDCTLADSHCLLCIPAFSLTDGRPFIFKYDHPEGDLSRDNKTKYVDVALATSAAPTYLPIITSENYDYRQFIDGGVYANNPTFIGVAEAFRYFVGKDKKFQQLMVMSIGSLEPNPGRRFVAKHDRSVLDWNKDLIATFFEGQAYITSYFVETFAQHCDSPFEYVRIPGADLSSKQSQIINLDNTSTEALNIMLSKGKDQGLIFEKRPEVAKFFASQKHYIIR; this is translated from the coding sequence ATGCTCCAATCCCCTCAAGATTCTAACGCACAGATAAAATGCTTCAAAGTTCTGTCAATCGACGGAGGTGGCATTAAAGGGCTTTACTCAGCCAGAATCCTGGAACAGTTTGAACAGAAATTTAATTGTTGCATCGCTGACTACTTTGATCTCATCTGTGGAACCTCAACAGGAGGCTTGATCGCCCTTGGTCTATCCCTAAAAATTCCTGTCAGTAAGATCAGCAACCTCTACTATGGGCGAGGCAAGCAAATATTTAGAAAACGAGGCAGTATCTACAGCTTGTTCAAGCAGATCTTCTTGGGCAGTAAATACGATAACAAGGAACTGGAAAAAGCTCTGCAAGAAATGTTTGGCGATTGCACTTTGGCAGATTCTCACTGTTTGTTATGCATTCCTGCCTTTTCTTTAACAGATGGCAGACCATTCATCTTCAAGTACGACCACCCCGAAGGCGACCTCAGCAGGGATAACAAAACCAAGTACGTCGATGTCGCTCTAGCAACAAGCGCAGCACCCACCTATCTGCCGATTATCACTAGTGAAAACTACGACTACAGACAATTTATTGATGGTGGTGTATACGCTAACAATCCAACCTTCATTGGGGTAGCAGAAGCTTTCAGGTACTTTGTGGGCAAAGATAAGAAGTTTCAGCAGCTAATGGTCATGTCAATTGGTTCGCTAGAACCAAATCCTGGAAGACGGTTTGTTGCCAAGCACGATCGCTCGGTGCTGGACTGGAACAAAGATTTGATTGCAACTTTTTTTGAGGGACAGGCATATATCACCAGTTACTTTGTTGAAACATTCGCCCAACACTGTGATTCCCCGTTTGAGTACGTCAGAATTCCAGGGGCTGATCTTTCTTCCAAACAGTCGCAAATTATTAATTTGGATAACACTTCAACAGAAGCCCTAAACATCATGTTGAGCAAAGGGAAAGACCAAGGGTTGATATTTGAAAAACGTCCTGAAGTTGCCAAGTTCTTTGCGTCTCAAAAGCATTACATCATAAGGTAA